A segment of the Microbacterium luteolum genome:
GCAGTCCGCCGTCGATGGAGCCCGCGTCGGTGTCGTCGAAGCCCGCGATCACCTGCAGTGTGATGGCCGCGTCGGTGACCGTGCGCGCGATCGGCCCCGGCGAATCCTGCGCGCTCGTGATCGGGATGACGCCCGACCGGCTGACCACCCCGAGAGTCGGCTTCAGGCCGACCGTCGATGCGGATGCGGCGGGGCAGGTGATCGACCCATCGGTGTCGGTGCCGATGGTCACGGTGGCCAGTGCCGCGGCCGCAGCGACGGCCGCGCCACTCGACGAACCGCAGGGGGTGCGCTCCAGGTCGTAGGCGTTGCCGGTCTGTCCGCCGACGGCGCTCCACCCGGGGATCTGACGCGAGGAGTAGAAGTTCGACCACTCGGACAGATTGGTCTTGCCCAGCACGATCGCCCCCGCGTCGCGCAAGCGCTGCACGAGGAACGCGTCCTGCTCCGGCTTCGAGTCGGAGAGAGCGGTCGAGCCCGCCGTGGTCATCTGCTGATCGGCTGTGTCCATGTTCCCCTTGATGAGGACGGGGATGCCCTCGAGCGGGCCGCGCGACTGGTCGGACTCCCGACGCTCATCACTCTCACGAGCGATGTCGAGCGCATCGGGGTTGACCTCGAGGACCGCATGGAGAGTCGGGTTCAGCTCCTCGATCCTGTCGATGTAGCCCTGGGTCAGCTGCTCGGCATCCACCTCGCCCTCGTCCATGGCGCGCTGCAGTTCCGGGATGGTCATCTCGTCCAGGAAGGTCGACATGTCCCTTTCCGGCCTCGGCAGCTCCACGCTGACCGTGCACGCGGCCAGCGGTGCGGCCAGGCATGCGACGGCCATCAGGGCCACGCCCCCGCGCAGCCGATTTCGGTTCGTCTTCAGCATCTTTCATCTCCTGTCACAGCGTCGATACGACGACACGATCGACGTCTCCTTCGACGGTAGATTCGCGTCCCGCCGAGAACGAGGGAGGCAGCCACCGCATGAGGGTGGGGCAGGCTGCACCGTTCAGACGACAGCAGTGGCGACCTCGCGCACGCACGCGGATGCGAGGCAGTCCAGGGAGTCCACCACGGGGACCACGCGGGACGCGGCTCCGAGCACGAGCGGCAGCTCCGTGCACGCGGCGATCAGCACATCGGCGCCGGCAGCGTGCAGACGCGCGGCGGCGGCCGCGACGAGGCGCTCGGCGCGGAGAAGGCGCCGTCCGCTCTTCACATGCCCGATCGCGTCGTCGATCAGCAGAGACTGGTCCGTGTCCGAGGGATAGAAGACGTCAAGGCCACGAGGCGCTGCGGCCGCGTCGTAAAGCCCGGCCGCTCTGGTGCCTCGTGTGCCCAGGATCCCGACCCGCTCCGCGCCCGTGCGCGCGATCCGATCCAGGGTCGCGCCGATCATGTCGACCCAGGTCGTCCCGGTGGCCGCGCGCACGGCGGGAAGGAACGCGTGAGCGGTGTTGCACGGCATGGCCAGGATCTCCGCACCCATCGCCTCGAGCCTTCGGGCGCCCTCGACCATCGCCGGCACCGGAGACGGCCCACCGCCCAGGATCGCGGCCGTACGATCGGGGATCCTCGGATCGCTCCAGATCACCGTGGGGATGTGGAGCTGGTCGTGGTCGGCCGGAGTGGCCCGCACCACCGCCTCGTAGAAGCGGGCGGTGGCGAGCGGCCCCATCCCGCCGAGCACTCCGAGCACCCGATGCTCGCCGGGTGGGCGCAGGCGCACGGAAGAAGCGGACGAGGACATGCATCGATCGTCTCGCCCTGCGACGGCGGATCGTCGGTGCCGACGGACGAAAAAGCCGCGGCGGTTCGTCCGACCGCCGCGGGACCCGGGCCCTTCGAATCGAGGTCGGCCGTCGGCCGTCGGCAACAGGAGTAACATGGCCCCTCGGGTCGTCCGACCCGAGGGGAGTCCGAAAGGCGGTGATGGCGATGTCCGGTGATAGTTACGACGCCGCCACCGCTGCGTCGAGACTCCCTGCGCTTTCGCGTTGAGCATCCGCTCCACGATCTCGCACGTCCTTCCGCAGCGTCGGCGGCGTCTCCCGCCCTCTGACTGATCTGCGCACGGAGCCTTCTGCTCCCGTGCGCCTGCGAGAACGGATGCGCATCATGGCGCTCATCGACAACGGCGTGTACGTCCACGGACGTCGCGTGGAGACCCCGAAGAACCTGGACGAGACCTACCGGATGCTGGATGCCGCGGGCGGCACCGCCTGGATCGGCCTCTACCGCCCGAGCCCGGAAGAGGTCGCGTCGGTCGCGCGCGAGTTCGATCTGCATCCGCTCGCCGTCGAAGACGCCCTGTCCGGTCACCAGCGGTCGAAGGTGGAGCGCTACGGGGACACCCTGTTCGCGGTGCTGCGCCCTGCGCGCTACCGCGA
Coding sequences within it:
- a CDS encoding aspartate/glutamate racemase family protein, with product MSSSASSVRLRPPGEHRVLGVLGGMGPLATARFYEAVVRATPADHDQLHIPTVIWSDPRIPDRTAAILGGGPSPVPAMVEGARRLEAMGAEILAMPCNTAHAFLPAVRAATGTTWVDMIGATLDRIARTGAERVGILGTRGTRAAGLYDAAAAPRGLDVFYPSDTDQSLLIDDAIGHVKSGRRLLRAERLVAAAAARLHAAGADVLIAACTELPLVLGAASRVVPVVDSLDCLASACVREVATAVV
- a CDS encoding amidase family protein, whose translation is MLKTNRNRLRGGVALMAVACLAAPLAACTVSVELPRPERDMSTFLDEMTIPELQRAMDEGEVDAEQLTQGYIDRIEELNPTLHAVLEVNPDALDIARESDERRESDQSRGPLEGIPVLIKGNMDTADQQMTTAGSTALSDSKPEQDAFLVQRLRDAGAIVLGKTNLSEWSNFYSSRQIPGWSAVGGQTGNAYDLERTPCGSSSGAAVAAAAALATVTIGTDTDGSITCPAASASTVGLKPTLGVVSRSGVIPITSAQDSPGPIARTVTDAAITLQVIAGFDDTDAGSIDGGLPQDLDEMLDQNALRGSRIGVWRDGHEGIDDEADDAFDMSVEVLRGMGAEVVEGADVPDIASLVPTDLLPALLTEFKHGLNGYLAATPGAHPQSLTELIAYNQEHAEVELPSPLEQDWLVMADQTEGNLDDPEYLAHRETVTTRAQESVDEVLQKYDLDAIVTISDLPALPLHSDEHPPFQSSTRNTSSAGYPHVTVPTGFTESGLPIGLSFIGTRLSDSSLISFAYAYEQAVDARRAPKL